One Clavelina lepadiformis chromosome 1, kaClaLepa1.1, whole genome shotgun sequence genomic region harbors:
- the LOC143455900 gene encoding X-linked interleukin-1 receptor accessory protein-like 2 isoform X1, with the protein MKTPIIINYFSLLLFFASGNALVIDQDPSGQNCSIVDGGSINDTAFIGWPHRLSCSMFVFRSEYTIYEAYDNGYIDFESNIICQVFADNGTLLLNESTNYDDITFDDSPTIDLGIIKENENYHFWMNIIIPESEKCYGLQINVVPTPFEQISCEKFEKELESLAKSKIGKRKELSCELGHDAYPKIFSTDVTTKWFRNCSSLPANTTIRSSGKLFFPELEYDQAGIYACTVTYNGMTRFIAGYPVCVLEPPTKSPHTLQCENKVLARIGENVSLSCQLRLGVGEFSDSSFRVFWEKKENVKEVSSPKIEGSCKRNSLTNSNDRLSCSYDYERKCFLYVADESERNRKEEVIPIVLEIQSLSPSDYGTYKISSLTNNEGTELISKTVELEEDQSQVYRQAVHYAEVAVAVIVPCLGVLVFIMFLLYYKQVHVRVYIKRHFKSYELDDKEYGAYISYHYTKELDTFAQDYTSQSVHVTCEKLQELGYKIYDEHKDFSNGMRVDNLVESIKRCHRVVIILTSQYMNDDWSMRNLQQAFQTMIDSKTKIIFILVPGMKEYLKQHAMKETACRLIQAAIKLNYPIQWSNGKSFDKNFFDLQLEDAMPKIESQKSRRFSTSSSSQSAGTRMQTTGYQRCFSTNTQASELEVPNYKPNHIKLDIIEELAKPDQSDTSV; encoded by the exons atgaaaacgccgattataataaattatttcagtttgttgttattttttgcttcAGGCAATGCATTAGTTATTGATCAAG ATCCTTCCGGACAAAATTGCTCAATTGTTGACGGAGGCAGTATCAATGATACTGCTTTCATAGGTTGGCCACATCGTCTCTCATGCAGCATGTTTGTATTTCGCTCCGAATACACAATTTATGAAGCATACGATAATGGTTACATCGATTTCGAATCGAATATAATT TGTCAAGTATTTGCCGACAACGGTacccttttattgaatgaatCGACCAACTATGACGACATTACCTTTGATGATAGCCCGACGATTGATTTAGGCATAATAAAGGAAAATGAAAACTACCACTTTTGGATGAACATAATT ATCCCCGAGAGCGAGAAATGCTATGGGCTTCAGATAAACGTCGTGCCTACACCTTTCGAACAGATCAGCTgcgaaaaatttgaaaaagagtTGGAGTCACTGGCAAAATCAAAGATTGGGAAACGTAAAGAACTAAGCTGTGAAC TTGGACACGATGCCTAtcccaaaatattttccacCGATGTCACCACAAAATGGTTTCGAAATTGTTCCTCGCTTCCAGCAAATACAACGATCAGAAGCAGTGGAAAG ttgttttttccGGAATTGGAATATGATCAAGCAGGTATCTATGCGTGTACAGTGACTTATAATGGAATGACAAGATTTATTGCGGGGTATCCAGTTTGCGTTCTTG AACCACCAACAAAGTCCCCGCACACCTTGCAATGTGAAAACAAAGTTCTTGCAAGAATAGGAGAGAATGTGTCACTAAGTTGCCAACTACGACTTGGTGTTGGAGAGTTTAGTGATTCTTCTTTCAGAGTTTTTTGGGAAAAG aaagaaaatgttaaagaGGTATCTTCGCCTAAAATCGAAGGATCCTGCAAAAGAAACTCGCTTACAAATTCAAATGATCGACTATCATGTTCATA TGACTACGAAAGAAAATGTTTCCTTTATGTGGCGGATGAGTCTGAAAGAAACCGAAAAGAAGAAGTAATCCCGATTGTGCTCGAAATTCA GTCATTGTCGCCATCCGATTACGGAACTTACAAAATCTCGTCCTTAACAAACAACGAAGGGACTGAGTTAATCAGTAAAACTGTTGAGCTAGAAGAAGACCAAAGCCAAGTGTACAGACAAGCTGTCCATTATGCTGAAGTTGCTGTGGCAGTTATTGTGCCTTGTTTGGGCGTTTTAGTTTTCATTATGTTCCTTCTCTACTACAAACAAGTACACGTTCGGGTTTATATTAAACGTCACTTCAAATCCTATGAATTAG ACGACAAAGAATACGGAGCTTACATTTCTTATCACTACACAAAAGAACTGGACACGTTTGCTCAAGATTACACATCTCAGTCGGTTCATGTCACTTGCGAAAAACTGCAAGAACTCGGATACAAAATTTACGACGAGCACAAAGATTTCAGCAATGGAA TGCGGGTCGACAATCTTGTTGAATCCATTAAGAGGTGCCACAGAGTGGTGATCattctgacgtcacaatataTGAATGATGACTGGAGCATGCGCAACCTGCAGCAG GCGTTTCAGACAATGATCgattctaaaacaaaaataattttcatcttGGTTCCTGGCATGAAAGAATATCTGAAACAACACGCTATGAAAGAGACTGCATGTCGCTTAATACAAGCTGCAATAAAA CTTAACTACCCCATCCAGTGGTCAAACGGAAAGAGTTtcgacaaaaacttttttgatttacaacTCGAAGATGCCATGCCGAAAATCGAGTCCCAAAAGTCGCGACGTTTTTCGACCTCAAGTTCAAGTCAATCAGCAGGAACGCGCATGCAGACAACTGGTTACCAGCGTTGCTTTAGCACCAACACTCAAGCTTCTGAGCTTGAAGTACCAAATTATA AACCTAATCACATCAAGTTGGATATCATCGAAGAATTAGCCAAGCCAGACCAATCTGACACCTCGGTCTAA
- the LOC143449032 gene encoding neuronal acetylcholine receptor subunit alpha-9-like, with protein sequence MVGPSQCLIIFCYASICAMLTSAGRSGSKAGPKIAAGYGAKTVISRTQGQESTSTTEQKNAETNWKDSHYLSKLMRYIFYEKGYDKSLRPVTHPDNRITAEIDNVYRQVLDLDEKSQILKSVISAGLRWSDQLLTWKPENFDNLTEIIIPVSKVWKPDIVCEEDIANEPYSPRIPYVTVTHEGEISHHEPVQYETTCSVNIAYFPFDKQVCTISMVSWSLSSAKLDLVSRRNAEEMMTYTKDYFLASGEWILDQIIVKKRSVDYSQLEQDVIKNYIQEYEHDSNEPINISTSHIRQLFINPKLKIKDIAPDRVTNHHWTDIKYTYTFRRNSSLHLQSMLFPAILLTTISLLGFYLPPDSGERIGLQITILLTFMVFLLTVSNMFPASTGPFLGIYYVICMVLLGLNIAMTILVLYLYFIVAPFSICHEEGRDSICLREIPNWIKIFLVLIGEYKSLKNFSLSDTTEKKHGAKNINSAPFSLLQKLKKPFQARGKGDINGRNAVVNFDKSATDPVIIKTIILSEKNNEKLKNRLNGDENYHGICLRKLTNNASTCENNSTCTCNVTSKRKIKRTSPHKRNLENSKEHSKEQDKVDDDNTASLSFKKELKRLIVCIESISDYLQNHQRHITTAAKDKAVEDKWKEIVRNVDYGCLRLYFFLLIASNLSILLTAFITADMSQQ encoded by the exons ATGGTTGGGCCATCACAATGCCTGATCATCTTCTGTTATGCTTCGATTTGTGCGATGTTGACAAGCGCAGGGAGAAGTGGATCTAAGGCAGGCCCTAAAATAGCTGCTGGTTATGGG GCAAAAACTGTAATTTCCCGCACTCAAGGACAAGAATCAACGTCAACAACAGAACAGAAGAATGCAGAAACAAATTGGAAAGATTCACATTATCTATCTAAGCTGATGCGttatatattttatgaaaagg gCTATGACAAGTCTTTACGTCCCGTCACGCATCCAGATAATCGGATAACTGCTGAAATTGACAACGTTTACAGACAG GTCCTTGACCTGGATGAAAAGAGCCAGATCTTAAAGAGTGTAATTTCTGCCGGATTACGTTGGAGTGATCAACTTTTAACTTGGAAACCGGAAAACTTTGACAATTTAACCGAAA TTATTATCCCCGTTTCTAAAGTTTGGAAGCCAGATATTGTATGTGAGGAGGACATTGCCAACGAGCCCTATTCTCCGCGAATTCCTTATGTGACCGTAACTCATGAAGGAGAAATTTCTCACCACGAACCAGTACAATACGAAACAACCTGTAGCGTTAACATCGCCTACTTTCCTTTCGACAAGCAG GTATGCACAATTTCAATGGTGTCATGGTCACTATCAAGCGCTAAACTCGATCTTGTGTCACGTCGTAACGCAGAAGAGATGATGACGTACACTAAAGATTACTTTTTGGCAAGTGGAGAATGGATTCTGGATCAGATAATTGTCAAGAAACGC TCTGTAGACTACAGTCAGCTCGAACAGGACGTTATTAAAAATTACATACAAGAATACGAGCACGATTCAAATGaaccaataaatatatcaacgTCACACATACGACAATTGTTTATCAACCCCAAGCTGAAAATCAAGGATATCGCACCAGATAGAGTTACAAATCACCACTG GACTGACATAAAGTATACCTACACTTTTCGAAGAAACTCTTCTCTTCATTTACAA AGTATGCTATTTCCTGCTATTCTTCTGACTACCATATCACTTCTTGGTTTCTATCTTCCACCAGACAGCGGAGAAAGAATCGGTTTGCAAATCACCATTCTTTTAACGTTCATG GTGTTTTTACTAACAGTAAGCAACATGTTTCCGGCTTCCACTGGTCCGTTTCTTGGCATTTATTACGTGATTTGTATGGTGCTTCTTGGCCTAAACATTGCGATGACAATCCTCGTcctgtatttgtattttattgttgcTCCGTTTTCTATTTGTCACGAAGAAGGCCGC GATTCTATATGTCTCAGAGAAATTCCGAATTGGATAAAGATTTTTCTTGTGCTTATTGGAGAGtacaaatctttaaaaaacttttcactttCTGACACAACAGAAAAGAAACATGGTGCAAAG AATATCAATTCAGCCCCATTTTCacttttgcaaaagttaaaaaagccTTTCCAAGCTCGAGGAAAAGGAGATATAAATGGGAGAAACGCAGTggtcaattttgacaaaagCGCAACTGACCCTGTGATAATTAAAACCATCATCctttcagaaaaaaacaatgaaaaactgaaaaaccGATTGAATGGAGATGAAAACTACCACGGAATATGTTTAAGAAAATTAACGAACAATGCTTCGACGTGTGAAAACAATTCTACATGTACTTGCAACGTTACATCTAAACGAAAGATCAAACGAACTTCTCCACATAAAAGAAACCTGGAAAACAGTAAAG AACATAGCAAAGAACAAGACAAAGTGGATGACGACAACACTGCATCTTTATCTTTCAAGAAAGAACTGAAACGTCTGATAGTCTGCATTGAATCGATATCTGACTATTTGCAAAACCATCAAAGACATATTACGACTGCTGCGAAAGACAAGGCTGTTGAAGATAAATGGAAAGAAATAGTCCGAAATGTTGACTATGGCTGTCTCCGTCTCTACTTCTTTCTGCTCATTGCAAGCAATCTCTCTATACTCCTGACCGCTTTTATAACGGCCGACATGAGTCAGCAATGA
- the LOC143455900 gene encoding X-linked interleukin-1 receptor accessory protein-like 2 isoform X3, whose translation MFVFRSEYTIYEAYDNGYIDFESNIICQVFADNGTLLLNESTNYDDITFDDSPTIDLGIIKENENYHFWMNIIIPESEKCYGLQINVVPTPFEQISCEKFEKELESLAKSKIGKRKELSCELGHDAYPKIFSTDVTTKWFRNCSSLPANTTIRSSGKLFFPELEYDQAGIYACTVTYNGMTRFIAGYPVCVLEPPTKSPHTLQCENKVLARIGENVSLSCQLRLGVGEFSDSSFRVFWEKKENVKEVSSPKIEGSCKRNSLTNSNDRLSCSYDYERKCFLYVADESERNRKEEVIPIVLEIQSLSPSDYGTYKISSLTNNEGTELISKTVELEEDQSQVYRQAVHYAEVAVAVIVPCLGVLVFIMFLLYYKQVHVRVYIKRHFKSYELDDKEYGAYISYHYTKELDTFAQDYTSQSVHVTCEKLQELGYKIYDEHKDFSNGMRVDNLVESIKRCHRVVIILTSQYMNDDWSMRNLQQAFQTMIDSKTKIIFILVPGMKEYLKQHAMKETACRLIQAAIKLNYPIQWSNGKSFDKNFFDLQLEDAMPKIESQKSRRFSTSSSSQSAGTRMQTTGYQRCFSTNTQASELEVPNYKPNHIKLDIIEELAKPDQSDTSV comes from the exons ATGTTTGTATTTCGCTCCGAATACACAATTTATGAAGCATACGATAATGGTTACATCGATTTCGAATCGAATATAATT TGTCAAGTATTTGCCGACAACGGTacccttttattgaatgaatCGACCAACTATGACGACATTACCTTTGATGATAGCCCGACGATTGATTTAGGCATAATAAAGGAAAATGAAAACTACCACTTTTGGATGAACATAATT ATCCCCGAGAGCGAGAAATGCTATGGGCTTCAGATAAACGTCGTGCCTACACCTTTCGAACAGATCAGCTgcgaaaaatttgaaaaagagtTGGAGTCACTGGCAAAATCAAAGATTGGGAAACGTAAAGAACTAAGCTGTGAAC TTGGACACGATGCCTAtcccaaaatattttccacCGATGTCACCACAAAATGGTTTCGAAATTGTTCCTCGCTTCCAGCAAATACAACGATCAGAAGCAGTGGAAAG ttgttttttccGGAATTGGAATATGATCAAGCAGGTATCTATGCGTGTACAGTGACTTATAATGGAATGACAAGATTTATTGCGGGGTATCCAGTTTGCGTTCTTG AACCACCAACAAAGTCCCCGCACACCTTGCAATGTGAAAACAAAGTTCTTGCAAGAATAGGAGAGAATGTGTCACTAAGTTGCCAACTACGACTTGGTGTTGGAGAGTTTAGTGATTCTTCTTTCAGAGTTTTTTGGGAAAAG aaagaaaatgttaaagaGGTATCTTCGCCTAAAATCGAAGGATCCTGCAAAAGAAACTCGCTTACAAATTCAAATGATCGACTATCATGTTCATA TGACTACGAAAGAAAATGTTTCCTTTATGTGGCGGATGAGTCTGAAAGAAACCGAAAAGAAGAAGTAATCCCGATTGTGCTCGAAATTCA GTCATTGTCGCCATCCGATTACGGAACTTACAAAATCTCGTCCTTAACAAACAACGAAGGGACTGAGTTAATCAGTAAAACTGTTGAGCTAGAAGAAGACCAAAGCCAAGTGTACAGACAAGCTGTCCATTATGCTGAAGTTGCTGTGGCAGTTATTGTGCCTTGTTTGGGCGTTTTAGTTTTCATTATGTTCCTTCTCTACTACAAACAAGTACACGTTCGGGTTTATATTAAACGTCACTTCAAATCCTATGAATTAG ACGACAAAGAATACGGAGCTTACATTTCTTATCACTACACAAAAGAACTGGACACGTTTGCTCAAGATTACACATCTCAGTCGGTTCATGTCACTTGCGAAAAACTGCAAGAACTCGGATACAAAATTTACGACGAGCACAAAGATTTCAGCAATGGAA TGCGGGTCGACAATCTTGTTGAATCCATTAAGAGGTGCCACAGAGTGGTGATCattctgacgtcacaatataTGAATGATGACTGGAGCATGCGCAACCTGCAGCAG GCGTTTCAGACAATGATCgattctaaaacaaaaataattttcatcttGGTTCCTGGCATGAAAGAATATCTGAAACAACACGCTATGAAAGAGACTGCATGTCGCTTAATACAAGCTGCAATAAAA CTTAACTACCCCATCCAGTGGTCAAACGGAAAGAGTTtcgacaaaaacttttttgatttacaacTCGAAGATGCCATGCCGAAAATCGAGTCCCAAAAGTCGCGACGTTTTTCGACCTCAAGTTCAAGTCAATCAGCAGGAACGCGCATGCAGACAACTGGTTACCAGCGTTGCTTTAGCACCAACACTCAAGCTTCTGAGCTTGAAGTACCAAATTATA AACCTAATCACATCAAGTTGGATATCATCGAAGAATTAGCCAAGCCAGACCAATCTGACACCTCGGTCTAA
- the LOC143455900 gene encoding X-linked interleukin-1 receptor accessory protein-like 2 isoform X2: protein MKTMIIINYFSLLIICASGNALVVDQDPSGQNCSIVDGGSINDTAFIGWPHRLSCSMFVFRSEYTIYEAYDNGYIDFESNIICQVFADNGTLLLNESTNYDDITFDDSPTIDLGIIKENENYHFWMNIIIPESEKCYGLQINVVPTPFEQISCEKFEKELESLAKSKIGKRKELSCELGHDAYPKIFSTDVTTKWFRNCSSLPANTTIRSSGKLFFPELEYDQAGIYACTVTYNGMTRFIAGYPVCVLEPPTKSPHTLQCENKVLARIGENVSLSCQLRLGVGEFSDSSFRVFWEKKENVKEVSSPKIEGSCKRNSLTNSNDRLSCSYDYERKCFLYVADESERNRKEEVIPIVLEIQSLSPSDYGTYKISSLTNNEGTELISKTVELEEDQSQVYRQAVHYAEVAVAVIVPCLGVLVFIMFLLYYKQVHVRVYIKRHFKSYELDDKEYGAYISYHYTKELDTFAQDYTSQSVHVTCEKLQELGYKIYDEHKDFSNGMRVDNLVESIKRCHRVVIILTSQYMNDDWSMRNLQQAFQTMIDSKTKIIFILVPGMKEYLKQHAMKETACRLIQAAIKLNYPIQWSNGKSFDKNFFDLQLEDAMPKIESQKSRRFSTSSSSQSAGTRMQTTGYQRCFSTNTQASELEVPNYKPNHIKLDIIEELAKPDQSDTSV from the exons atgaaaacgatgattataataaattatttcagTTTGTTGATAATTTGTGCTTCAGGCAATGCATTAGTTGTTGATCAAG ATCCTTCCGGACAAAATTGCTCAATTGTTGACGGAGGCAGTATCAATGATACTGCTTTCATAGGTTGGCCACATCGTCTCTCATGCAGCATGTTTGTATTTCGCTCCGAATACACAATTTATGAAGCATACGATAATGGTTACATCGATTTCGAATCGAATATAATT TGTCAAGTATTTGCCGACAACGGTacccttttattgaatgaatCGACCAACTATGACGACATTACCTTTGATGATAGCCCGACGATTGATTTAGGCATAATAAAGGAAAATGAAAACTACCACTTTTGGATGAACATAATT ATCCCCGAGAGCGAGAAATGCTATGGGCTTCAGATAAACGTCGTGCCTACACCTTTCGAACAGATCAGCTgcgaaaaatttgaaaaagagtTGGAGTCACTGGCAAAATCAAAGATTGGGAAACGTAAAGAACTAAGCTGTGAAC TTGGACACGATGCCTAtcccaaaatattttccacCGATGTCACCACAAAATGGTTTCGAAATTGTTCCTCGCTTCCAGCAAATACAACGATCAGAAGCAGTGGAAAG ttgttttttccGGAATTGGAATATGATCAAGCAGGTATCTATGCGTGTACAGTGACTTATAATGGAATGACAAGATTTATTGCGGGGTATCCAGTTTGCGTTCTTG AACCACCAACAAAGTCCCCGCACACCTTGCAATGTGAAAACAAAGTTCTTGCAAGAATAGGAGAGAATGTGTCACTAAGTTGCCAACTACGACTTGGTGTTGGAGAGTTTAGTGATTCTTCTTTCAGAGTTTTTTGGGAAAAG aaagaaaatgttaaagaGGTATCTTCGCCTAAAATCGAAGGATCCTGCAAAAGAAACTCGCTTACAAATTCAAATGATCGACTATCATGTTCATA TGACTACGAAAGAAAATGTTTCCTTTATGTGGCGGATGAGTCTGAAAGAAACCGAAAAGAAGAAGTAATCCCGATTGTGCTCGAAATTCA GTCATTGTCGCCATCCGATTACGGAACTTACAAAATCTCGTCCTTAACAAACAACGAAGGGACTGAGTTAATCAGTAAAACTGTTGAGCTAGAAGAAGACCAAAGCCAAGTGTACAGACAAGCTGTCCATTATGCTGAAGTTGCTGTGGCAGTTATTGTGCCTTGTTTGGGCGTTTTAGTTTTCATTATGTTCCTTCTCTACTACAAACAAGTACACGTTCGGGTTTATATTAAACGTCACTTCAAATCCTATGAATTAG ACGACAAAGAATACGGAGCTTACATTTCTTATCACTACACAAAAGAACTGGACACGTTTGCTCAAGATTACACATCTCAGTCGGTTCATGTCACTTGCGAAAAACTGCAAGAACTCGGATACAAAATTTACGACGAGCACAAAGATTTCAGCAATGGAA TGCGGGTCGACAATCTTGTTGAATCCATTAAGAGGTGCCACAGAGTGGTGATCattctgacgtcacaatataTGAATGATGACTGGAGCATGCGCAACCTGCAGCAG GCGTTTCAGACAATGATCgattctaaaacaaaaataattttcatcttGGTTCCTGGCATGAAAGAATATCTGAAACAACACGCTATGAAAGAGACTGCATGTCGCTTAATACAAGCTGCAATAAAA CTTAACTACCCCATCCAGTGGTCAAACGGAAAGAGTTtcgacaaaaacttttttgatttacaacTCGAAGATGCCATGCCGAAAATCGAGTCCCAAAAGTCGCGACGTTTTTCGACCTCAAGTTCAAGTCAATCAGCAGGAACGCGCATGCAGACAACTGGTTACCAGCGTTGCTTTAGCACCAACACTCAAGCTTCTGAGCTTGAAGTACCAAATTATA AACCTAATCACATCAAGTTGGATATCATCGAAGAATTAGCCAAGCCAGACCAATCTGACACCTCGGTCTAA